The following DNA comes from Anticarsia gemmatalis isolate Benzon Research Colony breed Stoneville strain chromosome 10, ilAntGemm2 primary, whole genome shotgun sequence.
tttgtttgtttgtttgtatataggcaataaatcatcacgctaccaccaataggagcagaataccagtaaaaaaagtttccaaaacgggggaaattttgactcattctcttatgtgacgcaagcgaagttgcgcgggtcagctagtattatataagcCTTTAAAAGTAAGCCTATAAATTTGAATGAATTATTTTCGTAAACAAAAACGCGTGGAACTGGTTCTTCTTAAccaagttaaatataataagaataaaaccGCACCTCTTACGTAGAGATATAAGCATAGGTATATGAAACACAATTTCACAATTCATATTgttggtcccatgtaatatgagaagaaaaaagttaaaaaaccaACAACACTTAACCCGTCAGTGCTGTCAGCTGCCACATAAGTTACTGTTCAAACAATAGAAGCAGTTGAAAACCGGCAAAAAAAATCCACTAAGGACCAAAAGGATCCACTGCAATAATGATGaatatccaaaaatatataagtacatagATTTTAACTAGTAATGATATTCGGTCACTTCACCGTGAAGTTTGATCCGGCATTCATCGTTATTGCAGTAGACCCTTCaaatattatcacaaattaataatattcgtCTTTACAGGCACCTCAACCTCCGTTGCCCTGGGAAGGTGTCCGTCAAGCGACTGAACATGGACCGAAATGTCCACAACTGGACATATTCACTCGGAAATACGAACCTGGCAGTGAAGACTGCCTGCATCTTAACGTCTATTCACCAAATCTGAAGCCGACCTCCCCTCTAGCAGTCATGGTGTTCATCCATGGAGGAGGGTACAAAAGTGGCTCAGGGAATGAAGACAACTATGGACCTGACTTCTTAGTGAGTCATGGAGTCGTTCTCGTCACTATAAACTACAGGCTAGACGCGTTAGGCTTCCTATGTTTAGACACTGAAGAAGTCCCAGGAAATGCTGGTCTTAAAGACCAAGTTGCCGCACTAAGATGGGTGAAGGCAAACATATCGAATTTTGGAGGAGATCCAAACAATGTAACTGTTTTCGGTGAGAGTGCCGGAGGGGCTTCTACTTCGCTACATATTGTTTCACCAATGTCTAAAGGCCTCTTTCAAAGAGCTATACCAATGAGCGGTGTGCCATCCTGTGATTGGTCGATGTCATTCATGCCTCAAAAGCGAGCTTTCGTACTAGGAAAAATACTTGGTTTTGAAACCAATGACCCAAATGAACTATTGGAATTTCTGCAAAAAGTCCCAGTTGAAAAATTAGTAGATACAAACCCAACTGTAATGTCGTTTGAAGATAGAAAcaataatatactaaaaatgTATCACTTTACTCCTGTAGTCGAAAAAGATTTTGGTAAAGAACAATTTTTGACAGAAGACCatattgaaattttgaaaaaggGAAAGATAAATGACGTAGATGTCTTATTGGGGCACACAAGTCAAGAAACTTTGGTTGGTATTGAAAGATTTGAGGAGTCATTTATAAAGGATTATAACAGATACACCGATTTGCTTGTTCCAAGGAAAATTCTTGTCAAATGTACCGCGGAACAGATAATGGAGGCATCGAAGAAGATTTTTGACTTTTACTTCAAAGATAAGGCTATCAgtgtaaaatatatgaaagaaTACGTAACATACTGTAATCACGTTTGCTTCTTGTTTGATATCTATAATTTCTTGAATAAATTGCCGAAGACTGGCAAAAATCGaaggtatatgtatatattttcgTGTTCGTCAAGCAGAAATGTATATGGAAACCAAGGTTTGAAGTATGATATTAAAGGAGCTGCTCACTTGGATGACTTGATGTATATGTTCGATGCTAAACAGTTTGGTTTGAAGATAGAGAAGAATACCAAAGAGTATGACTTGGTTCAACTCGCTTGTACCGTCTTTACCAACTTTGCCAAATACGGGTAAGTAGTTTGAAATTATCATCTGTTAAACGTTCgatataaacacatttttggtaataaatgttttttactgagaacataaaaaattgtactcagtaaaaaatatttatattgatagtGTCTAAGAAAAGGTTTTGAGTTAAAGAACGACCCAGAAACGAAATGTTTGAGGGATAAGTTGCACTAGTGAAaggaaaaaaaatcaaatgGACGGATTTTTTTCGTAAAGCCGGATCTAAAtcgaaaaatttaaaatgtcatttataaatttatttgaagcGAGTTTCTCGCCGCACTTTCACAAGCAACCAGGTTTTccaaaacgttaaaaaatatgactttttcAAATGCTTagtacgaagtttacgaaataaagaatatgtttgaattgaattgaatttgaatattaaacTCACAGAAACCCAACTCCTGACGCATCACTGGGCGTCACCTGGCCGGAGTTTGACAACAAGACCAGGGCCTACGTGGACATCGGAGACACCCTCACTACTGGAACTAACCGCGATGCCGAAGCGCTACAGTTCTGGACGGAGTTGTACAAATCTGTCGGATTACAAtgttaaataagttaataatgaaattaatggtttaaagtaatatttcaagttttttatttcttgataagggttttttt
Coding sequences within:
- the LOC142975809 gene encoding juvenile hormone esterase-like is translated as MVEVKVQQGWLRGEKLDTVTGDGQYYSFKGIPYAQPPLGKLRFRAPQPPLPWEGVRQATEHGPKCPQLDIFTRKYEPGSEDCLHLNVYSPNLKPTSPLAVMVFIHGGGYKSGSGNEDNYGPDFLVSHGVVLVTINYRLDALGFLCLDTEEVPGNAGLKDQVAALRWVKANISNFGGDPNNVTVFGESAGGASTSLHIVSPMSKGLFQRAIPMSGVPSCDWSMSFMPQKRAFVLGKILGFETNDPNELLEFLQKVPVEKLVDTNPTVMSFEDRNNNILKMYHFTPVVEKDFGKEQFLTEDHIEILKKGKINDVDVLLGHTSQETLVGIERFEESFIKDYNRYTDLLVPRKILVKCTAEQIMEASKKIFDFYFKDKAISVKYMKEYVTYCNHVCFLFDIYNFLNKLPKTGKNRRYMYIFSCSSSRNVYGNQGLKYDIKGAAHLDDLMYMFDAKQFGLKIEKNTKEYDLVQLACTVFTNFAKYGNPTPDASLGVTWPEFDNKTRAYVDIGDTLTTGTNRDAEALQFWTELYKSVGLQC